Part of the Solanum pennellii chromosome 10, SPENNV200 genome is shown below.
TGAACTGTAAGTGcaatttttcatttgaattgtGCAGGTTTGAGGAGATGCCAACAAATAATTATGTCGAAAGCAGGTAagctattatttattttgttaagtcTTTTCCCCAGTCATAAATACAAGTGAGCCCTTCATATTGATGGAATATCTTCCAAAATTGAAAAGTAGTGTGGCTATATGAAATAACTGAACTAGGAAAATGGCGCATCTCCTTGCCTTTTTACCTTTTATTCTGAATAGATGGAGAGGACATTTTCTTTGCATGGTTCTTCTTTAAGAGgttaatatgtaaatattttgaatcaaatCCTACTTTTTCCTCCATTAGAGATACATGTTTTGCCTGTTGTCATTTTACTTGCTAAAGTTCCTAGTTCTTAGTACATAACAGTTTCACAGTACCTCTTCTGTAAACCAATTTACtaaatactattttttcatGTCGAACATTCACGAGCTTCTGATggtaaataatcaaatttattgaaGATGGATGGTAATATATAGCTATACAATATTCATGAGCTTTCAAGCTCAAACTGATGGCAATCCATAATTTTCACAACGTAATCCATTTAGGAGTTTTCTCTGGTGTATAGCTAGTGGTGATTTGTGCTCTGTCATTTTCTCTTAGAAAAAATTGTTAGGATTACTATTTGTTTTAATCCTTGTCAAAGAAGTATATGTCAATGTGGCTTGTCATAATTTGCAGTTTTTGGAACTTCGATGCACTTTTCCAGCCCCAACAGCACCCTGCCCGTGATTCACATGATACTTTCTTTTTGAAAGGTTAGTTTGACTTCACGTTTTATCTGCATCATCTGAGTTTCTTCTAATGAATTATTTGTTTGGAATAAAGTGCCTTCCTCTACAAAGATGCTGCCAGAAGATTATGTTGAGCGGGTAAAAGAAATTCATGAATCTGGTGGTTACCAATCTAGGGGGTATGGTATTCAATGTCACTCACACTTGTCAAGGCTTTGACATTTCTATACTCAGTATTTAACAGTTCGTCTTGCTTAGATATGGGTATGATTGGAAAAGAGAGGAAGCGAACAAGAATCTTTTGCGGACACACACTACTGCTGTTTCGTCAAGAATGTTGTATGCATTAGCTCAGGTCTAAATGGCTCACCATATCCAGAATCATAGTTCcatatattgatttttcttcttgcGTTTTAAACCTGTGCTATACATTATTGCAGAAGCCATTCGCCCCCAAGAAATACTATTCTATTGATCGTGTTTTCAGAAATGAAGCAGTTGATCGGACACATCTTGCTGAATTTCATCAGATAGAAGGTTGCTATATAGTTATACTAATTTCGTGTTGTTCTTGTTTTCCTGTTCcttgatatattattttcttctcttgTTCTTCTATGGTACGAAACCTTTAGCTCGGATAGACACTGGTCCTTGAAGTGCCAGCAAAACTGATTTATCGTCCCAAGTCCCAACTACTGGTTGAATTCCTCATTGTAGAATTATAATGAGCTGTGCTTTAGATACTTTATGAACATTGGCTTGGTTTCTGTTTTAGGTTGGAAAAGTAGGAAACACTGAAGAGTATTTCTGTTGCAATGACAGCTCATTATCAAAGAGCCAATACCCCTCTTGACATATGACAATTAGGTTGCAGTTTGGTTCACTAACTAATTGTACAAGGATCGTTATGTGAATTATAATGTAGGAATTGTTCTATGGTGAATAATAATTACATGGATTGTTTTGTAGAGATTGTCTACTTTAAGGGGTCTTTAGATATGCTTATTCcatttttttcatgcataaattTTCGCATGAGTGGTGTTAGCTAAGTATAGTTCACTGTATTAGTTATCCACTAGTTCTATACTGAAAACCAAATGTTCTGTTAGTTATACGAAGCTTTAATTAGCATTCAGAGTTTTATGCTGTAAACCAAATGTTACACACTTTCCTTTAACTCAAGAGACTTCTATATACTATTTATTCTGTACTATAGGTGATTACAATGCCAATATGTGACTTTAGATTGTATTCGTTTCATAGCTCTTAGGTGAGAGCTACTTGTGTTAAACTCTGTGTTAGGTAGTAGTGTAAGTAAATCTTATTCTTTATTTGCATTTTATTCCTGTTAACAGTTTCATGAACATATTGTCATGGTTTCTTATTCCAGGTTTAATATGTGATCGTGGACTTACTCTTGGTGACCTGATTGGTGTTCTTCATGACTTCTTTTCTCGTCTAGGTGACCAACTAACTCTGTGCTTGTATTCTTTCTTATGTTCTATTTTTAGTACATCAATGCCTGCTCAAGTCTTAAATTCATAGAAAAGATAAAGCTTGCATTGATATCACGTCCAACTCAATTTACACGAGCTCTTAATTTTGAGAAGGCTAATTAGTggtttacttttctttttctaatcaCAGGAATGTCCAAGCTTCGGTTCAAACCTGCTTATAATCCTTATACTGAGCCCAGCATGGAAATTTTCAGGTTTTAGTAGTGTCTTTGATGTGAATGCACAATTGTTCAACTCGGTAATAATTTCATATGCTTTTGTTTGTCAGCTACCATGAAGGCTTTAAGAAATGGGTGGAAGTTGGAAATTCTGGTATGTTTAGGCCTGAAATGCTTCTTCCTATGGGTCTGCCAGAAGATGTTCGTGTTATTGCCTGGGGCCTTTCCCTTGAGAGGTATTCTATATGTTAGCAGCAACATGttcttatttataaattaaacttAACTTCCTGTACTATGTTGCTGGGCGGTATTGATATAACTGGGAGTTGTTCGTATATTTGAACTTATTAGTCATTAAACCTTTTAAGGAGAAGTGATAACCATAGTAAAGCCACCCATGCGGGCATCGTTTTCTTAAGTTTAAACTGTATCTGTGAAGCATCTATCTTGTTCAAACAAGGGATAATTAAATGTTCAAGGTTTGAACCCTGGATCATTTGCTTGCTTTTTCAGTAGCATTCCATTATGTTCACATGTTCTGTTGAAAGCTTATTTTGCTTGTTGTTGGTGCATCAGGCCAACGATGATTCTCTATGGAATTGACAACATCAGAGATCTTTTTGGTCCCAAGGTATAATTGGCAGTACCGCGGTAGAATTTCTCAACGATATCAATGTTTGACCTcgttctttttttgttttcgcAGGTGGATCTAGGTCTCATCAAAAGAAATCCAATATGCCGGCTTGGACTTTAGTAATACAGCATATTCTATCACATTGTTTATGGttgagatcagatttttctacTGCTCAATCAAGTTGAGGTCATTTCTTTACAtagatttttttgttgatacAGTTTTGAAGATTAAATATCAGATTGGGTGGGAGCTGTATTTATTCAAGTTTTTTGATGTTATAACTAGATTTAGTCCCTTCAATAATACTTATTTTTGGTTATCTAAGGACAGGTTGATAGGTGGAGTTTAGGACTGAGCACCGGACCTGAACAAACTTTCTAGCCAAGAACGACGAGGTGGAGCTAGGTGGGGTTCATGGATCTGAACAACCCACTAGTTTTTTTGTAGATCCTATATTTGTAGGAACGGGAAAGGGTCAAAAACTACCGTTTAACTATTCGAAATAGCTTCAATATACTTATTTTTGGTTATCTAAGGATAGGTTGATAGGTGGAGTTTAGGACTGAGCACCGGACTTAAACAAACATTCTAGCCAAGAACGACGAGGTGGAGCTAGGTGGGGGTTCATGGATTCTGAACAGCCCACTAGTTCTTTTTGTAGATCCTATATTTGTAGGAACGGGAAAGGGTCAAAAACTACCGTTTAACTATTCGTAATAGCTTAAATATACCCTTTAGATTATATTTTAGCTTAGAAGTATCTTTTCCGTCTAGCTATTGGGTCACACCTACCCTTCGAGTTAACAGAAGTATTCATGCGTAAATGCCACATGGATGCATGCCAAACAGACTCCACCTCCACATTGAC
Proteins encoded:
- the LOC107002809 gene encoding phenylalanine--tRNA ligase alpha subunit, cytoplasmic-like translates to MSMSMADEAEDAILAYLKDNDEISNSANFAQDLGFSHDDIVNVIRRLHGFRLVDAKDIRRERWVLTEEGKTYAAVGSPEFQLFSAVPSEGIAREDLQKKLDPAVYKIGCQQAIKNKWVEMAKTHVSKKVQHADDKVKNLLLRIQNDEAVNQEDIDALKRRKLIIQQVWKGNSVRKGPEYAPKRKRAATDLTRENLQRGDWKELEFKEYNFSAKGQPVEGGHLHPLLKVRRQVQTIFLNMGFEEMPTNNYVESSFWNFDALFQPQQHPARDSHDTFFLKVPSSTKMLPEDYVERVKEIHESGGYQSRGYGYDWKREEANKNLLRTHTTAVSSRMLYALAQKPFAPKKYYSIDRVFRNEAVDRTHLAEFHQIEGLICDRGLTLGDLIGVLHDFFSRLGMSKLRFKPAYNPYTEPSMEIFSYHEGFKKWVEVGNSGMFRPEMLLPMGLPEDVRVIAWGLSLERPTMILYGIDNIRDLFGPKVDLGLIKRNPICRLGL